ttttattattagtatttttttgaagaaactACTATTAATTACATTTACAGGTTTCTACGTGTGAACTTTAGTGTTTAGAGTTGATGAATCCATCCCTGTCTCTATGAAGTGCATTCTGTTATTCATAGGTTTTGGGTATCTTTTATTGTTCATATAATGTAGCTaatgaaatgaaatttataGTCAGGATCCTGCCCTTTatgtaaaaactaaaatgatatttaaatttcTGCAGGGATTTATTCACCGGGTTGAAGCTGATGAGGTCTATTTGAAGTTTGATTCTGAATTTCACTTTTACCATAGAGATGAAGATCTGTATGATGTTCACTTCACGTATAACAGGATCAATATGAGAAGGTTATATCAAGCTGCTGAGGCAGCAGAAACCTTAGGATCTGACTTTCTTTTTCCATCTACTTCATCCCGAAAAAGGTGCATTAAAACCACTGATCTGGTTCCCATATCTGGTTCTTTAAACGAGGAGCAAATGTGTTCTATCAAAATGATTCTGGGTTGTAGAGGGGCACCACCTTATGTGATTCATGGGCCTCCAGGTACAGGGAAGACTAAGACAATAGTGGAAGCAATCCTCCAGCTCTACAAACATCATAAGAATACTCGTATTCTTGTCTGTGCCCCCTCAAACAGTGCAGCAGACCACATACTGGAGAAACTCCTTGCTGAAAAGGATGTTGAATTTCGAGATAATGAAATATTTAGGCTCAATGCCACTGCCAGGCCGTATGAGGATGTGAAACCTGAATTTCTTCGCTTCTCCTTCTTTGATGAGATGATATTTAAGTGTCCCCCAGCCAGCGCCCTCAATCATTATAGAATTGTGGTATCCACATATATGAGTGCCTCTCTTCTTTATGCAGAAGATGTTGCCCGTGGTCACTTCTCTCACATTTTCTTGGATGAGGCTGGCCAAGCTTCAGAACCTGAAACCATGATTCCTGTATCTCATCTCTGCAGAAGGGACACTGTTGTTGTTCTGGCTGGAGACCCGTTACAGTTGGGTCCGGTGATATTTTCCAAGAAAGCAGATGAGTATGGATTGGGGGTTTCGTTCTTGGAGCGATTGTTTGAATGTGAGTTATATAGCAGTGGAGATACCAATTATATTACAAAACTGGTTAGAAACTACCGATGTCACCCAGAGATTCTATACCTCCCTTCAAAGCTGTTCTATTTTGGGGAATTGTTGGCTTGTAGAGATTCCACCACTTTCACGGTGACTGCGGAATTTCTCCCTAATAAGGAGTTCCCTGTTCTTTTCTTTGGCATTCAAGGATGCGATGAAAGAGAAGGGAATAACCCGTCATGGTTCAACAGAATCGAAGTAAGCAAGGTAGTAGAAACTGTTGGGAGGCTGATAGCTGGTGGTAAAATAGGAGAGGAAGACATTGGGATCATAACACCATATAGGCAACAAGTGTTGAAAATAAAACAGACACTTGAAAATCTAGATATGCCTGATGTCAAAGTTGGTAGTGTTGAGCAATTTCAAGGACAAGAAAAGGAGGTTATCATCGTATCAACTGTTCGATCAACCATCAAGCACAATGAATTTGACAGAGTCCACTGTCTTGGCTTTTTGAGCAATTATAGAAGGTTCAATGTGGCTATAACCCGTGCTATATCATTGCTGGTTATAATTGGAAACCCCCATATTATATGCAAGGTACTGCCTTTTATTTAACAAACCATGACTTGATTTTAAATTAGTTATCTATCTGATCAACTTTATGATGTGAATCTGTAAGTCAAAATGTTCTTCTTCTAAGATGATTCTGATTTAGTTAGTGTTATTTTTATGGTTGTAATGGGAAAAGGGGAATGCTAAACCATGCAGTATTACTGCTTTCTACATTAACTAGTCAGATTGTCTTTTTTTTAGCTTTATAATCATGATTAGAAAAGAtgcaaaaaaattgatattgattGAAGAAGGGTTCAAATCCTGGCTTTTAGCTAGACCTTTGTTCTGACAATCATGGCTGTTAATGCAATCATTCTTTGCTTGTCATTTTTGGCAGGATTATCATTGGAGTCAAATGTTGTGGCACTGTGTGGACAATTCATCCTATCTGGGTTGTTCTCTTCCGGAAAGGCTAGAGCATTGTGACGAGGACGCTGAAGAGAACTCTTTCTCAGGCTTCAATGAAGATAATGCATTTCCCTCTAACAATGTAGAATTCGGTCAAGATTCCTTCCAGTCAGAGCTCCCTAAACCTGTTACCGATGAAGCTGAATGGTCTGATGGCTGGCATTAGTCCAGGACCTGATATTCAtgtttatactttttttatggCAATTAGTTAATGCCGGGTTTATCATCATGTTAGTTTTGAATTTGGAATGAAGGGGGAAAAAGACTTATCCTGGATTATATCCTATATGCCGCGAAGTTTGTTATGACGGTgaatagagaaaaagaaaaatgggaaattaattattattttttaaattgatctgATACCGAGTTGAATCTGGAGGAATTGACTAGTTAGATGTTGTTAAGCTTGTGACTTGATTATCTGTAGTCATTGACCAGTTTGCTGGattcaatttttattctttgaaaAGGTTCTGGAATCTATGTAACTTATGGAATTATTACCAGGAACAAACGGTGCATGCAACTTTTACCGTGCAATTTGGATTATAAACAAGGGCCCCCTACTTAATGGAGAAAGGTCTGTAATGTAATGGGCATTCTCAATAGAAATAAAGACATTGTGAGGTGAAGCAAAAATTCACTCTTCAACTATATATTCCACAAATATACAAGATGACGGATATGAAAAATTAGTAACACACATTTTAGCAATGAGTGAGTTGAAGTAGTAGAGACTTGATCTTGAGCATTAAAAGTAGTGATTGTTGAGGTTGAAGAGTGGAAGCGTGACAAAAAAGATGGTAAGTAATTGAGAGAGTAGCAAAGACTTGTAGCATCGACCACCAATGAGTGTTGAATTTGAACCATTCAACAATGGAAAGTAAAATGTCCTCCCTGCTCCCCTGCCATTGTGGGGTACCATTTCCCCTCCTCCACCACTGGACCCTGACCCTGTTTAAGCACATGCATTCTGTCATcgtcaattttaatattaataattagagGATTTCTAAGGTATTGTTGAAAAACCACAGTTGTTCTTTACAGTTTACATTGATAGTTTCTTTTTACTAACTTTACACTAATAGTTAAatgagttataatttattattaagttatataacaatttttagaaaaaattgtaGGGACgaaatatattgaaaatgataataTGAAGTATACATATTGAAATGTATATTCATTTACtttatgaaagtattttgttttcattttttaaaagtatatttattttactttgataagaaaattttgaattgagTTATTATCATCAATATAAGATAAAATGTTAGTTAATGAAaagatattttgaaaataatgaatataattttttaacatttgtaTTATTTCTTagatatttgataattatttactTTCAAAGTTTTTTACCTTCATAAGTAAaaataactcaaattttaaaatgaaaattaataaatgttttCATAAGTTTAAGGtttctaaaat
This region of Cicer arietinum cultivar CDC Frontier isolate Library 1 chromosome 8, Cicar.CDCFrontier_v2.0, whole genome shotgun sequence genomic DNA includes:
- the LOC101492049 gene encoding probable RNA helicase SDE3; its protein translation is MSTVGNRSDEECSVIGGKAEIGFLDFEEEKSVCSYVADEGAPVIVSVPFPFVKGKPQSVFVGDTAVEVITINNTTDEPVDLWSVHIFASNPPDSFTLSLTEPPPENSKAESFIESFSVEDRMLQPGEVLKIWLSCKTKDMGMYSSVVYFDIGDEKIERVVFLLVEDKISKSLASDRPYSRGRKKDKFVVDAFVPGSRPAGKTNRKYINRLPRYDIPKDIRLLLESNEVPQVVEDGLTKRSYVTYFKTLIIMEEIQLEDDMRTYDMECITMRKRGNNFLSLLVPGLAERRPSLVHGDYIFAKLASEHDKNAAPVYQGFIHRVEADEVYLKFDSEFHFYHRDEDLYDVHFTYNRINMRRLYQAAEAAETLGSDFLFPSTSSRKRCIKTTDLVPISGSLNEEQMCSIKMILGCRGAPPYVIHGPPGTGKTKTIVEAILQLYKHHKNTRILVCAPSNSAADHILEKLLAEKDVEFRDNEIFRLNATARPYEDVKPEFLRFSFFDEMIFKCPPASALNHYRIVVSTYMSASLLYAEDVARGHFSHIFLDEAGQASEPETMIPVSHLCRRDTVVVLAGDPLQLGPVIFSKKADEYGLGVSFLERLFECELYSSGDTNYITKLVRNYRCHPEILYLPSKLFYFGELLACRDSTTFTVTAEFLPNKEFPVLFFGIQGCDEREGNNPSWFNRIEVSKVVETVGRLIAGGKIGEEDIGIITPYRQQVLKIKQTLENLDMPDVKVGSVEQFQGQEKEVIIVSTVRSTIKHNEFDRVHCLGFLSNYRRFNVAITRAISLLVIIGNPHIICKDYHWSQMLWHCVDNSSYLGCSLPERLEHCDEDAEENSFSGFNEDNAFPSNNVEFGQDSFQSELPKPVTDEAEWSDGWH